Proteins found in one Labrenzia sp. VG12 genomic segment:
- a CDS encoding NmrA family NAD(P)-binding protein, translating into MSTQPILVIGSTGKTGSRVAARLEQRGEAVRHGSRRAPIPFDWDTPDTWQASLEGIRSAYITYFPDLAFPGAVDKVEALSQVARTAGVERLVLLSGRGEHHARLGEEAVRASGVDFTLVRASWFAQNFSEGYLRDPVLNGVLPMPGGDVAEPIVDVDDIADVAVAALTEDRHSGELYEVTGPRLLTFAEMAAILSDASGRAVQHVPISFEEFHKGLADSAGAFIADVFTGIARETLDGRNASLCDGVERAIGRPPRDFAEFARNAARAGAWSDAA; encoded by the coding sequence ATGTCCACTCAGCCCATTCTTGTTATCGGTTCCACCGGCAAAACCGGCTCGCGGGTCGCGGCCAGGCTTGAACAACGCGGCGAAGCCGTTCGGCATGGATCGCGCCGCGCACCGATCCCGTTCGATTGGGACACACCCGACACCTGGCAAGCGTCTCTTGAGGGTATCCGGTCCGCCTACATCACCTACTTTCCTGATCTCGCCTTTCCCGGTGCCGTCGACAAGGTCGAGGCCCTCAGCCAGGTTGCCAGGACGGCAGGCGTTGAGCGCCTCGTTCTGCTGTCAGGGCGCGGCGAACACCACGCAAGGCTCGGAGAGGAGGCTGTGCGGGCTTCCGGTGTCGATTTCACGCTGGTCCGGGCGTCCTGGTTTGCCCAGAATTTCAGCGAAGGCTATCTGCGCGATCCAGTGCTGAACGGGGTCCTGCCCATGCCCGGTGGCGACGTGGCCGAGCCGATCGTGGATGTCGATGACATTGCCGATGTTGCGGTCGCCGCCCTGACGGAAGACCGGCACTCTGGTGAGCTCTACGAAGTCACGGGCCCCCGTCTGCTGACCTTTGCCGAGATGGCCGCAATCCTGTCGGACGCCTCAGGCCGAGCTGTGCAGCATGTCCCCATTTCCTTCGAAGAATTTCACAAGGGCCTGGCGGACAGCGCCGGCGCGTTCATTGCCGATGTCTTTACCGGCATTGCCCGCGAAACGCTCGATGGCCGCAATGCCAGCCTCTGCGATGGTGTTGAGCGCGCCATCGGACGCCCACCGCGCGACTTCGCCGAATTTGCACGCAATGCCGCGCGCGCAGGCGCGTGGTCTGACGCCGCCTGA
- a CDS encoding AraC family transcriptional regulator, which translates to MGSITSLFVRKVVAAAGAHVDGKALLASVGLDAEAGADPRQMVTDTSYYDLIERIAREQDITELPLVTGASMRCDDYGALGLAFKAATTLHGSFLRVERYARLWTSVVEYELKPEGDFVWFFLHRTGPRRLGLRISNEATMASATAIAREVSPDGVFHPLEVHLQHAAPASILGHERYFGCPVRFGSDRDALLLSKKALSRDNRLGDEGITRFLLDHLDQELASIADTKSLARRTRDVIARALSEGVPKMEDVARRLGVSVRSLHRHLAEDGLSFQSLAEETRKDLAVALLKQEHYSIAEIAFLTGFSEQSAFTRAFKRWLGETPASFRKTG; encoded by the coding sequence ATGGGATCGATCACCTCACTTTTTGTGCGCAAGGTTGTTGCAGCGGCCGGAGCGCATGTCGATGGCAAGGCCCTGCTTGCCTCTGTGGGCCTTGATGCAGAGGCTGGCGCCGACCCCAGGCAGATGGTTACCGATACCTCCTATTATGATCTGATCGAACGCATCGCCAGGGAGCAGGACATCACCGAGCTGCCGCTGGTGACGGGGGCTTCTATGCGCTGCGACGACTATGGCGCGCTTGGCCTCGCCTTCAAGGCAGCAACGACGCTCCATGGCTCCTTCTTGCGGGTGGAGCGCTATGCCCGTCTTTGGACCAGCGTCGTTGAGTATGAACTGAAACCCGAGGGCGATTTTGTCTGGTTTTTCCTGCACCGGACCGGCCCACGCCGGCTTGGGCTGCGGATTTCCAATGAAGCCACGATGGCAAGCGCGACTGCGATCGCCCGGGAGGTCTCTCCTGATGGTGTGTTTCACCCGCTCGAAGTCCACCTGCAACACGCAGCCCCGGCGTCGATCCTCGGTCATGAGCGCTATTTTGGCTGTCCGGTACGCTTTGGATCCGACAGGGACGCTCTTCTATTGTCAAAGAAAGCGCTGTCGCGCGACAACAGGCTGGGCGACGAAGGCATCACACGGTTTTTGCTGGACCATCTCGATCAGGAGCTGGCCTCCATCGCAGACACCAAATCCCTCGCGCGGCGCACACGGGATGTCATTGCGCGCGCGTTGAGTGAGGGCGTACCGAAAATGGAGGACGTAGCCCGGCGCCTCGGTGTCAGCGTGCGCTCGCTGCACCGGCACCTTGCCGAAGACGGCCTGAGCTTTCAGAGCCTTGCCGAAGAAACCCGCAAGGACCTGGCCGTGGCACTTTTGAAACAGGAACACTATTCGATTGCCGAAATCGCCTTCCTGACCGGCTTTTCGGAACAAAGCGCCTTCACCCGTGCCTTCAAGCGCTGGCTGGGTGAAACGCCAGCAAGTTTCCGCAAGACCGGCTGA
- a CDS encoding TetR/AcrR family transcriptional regulator, with translation MRKPRSTLTSTDWIQAAFRALAADGPNAIRAEAIARDLKVSKGSFYWHFKDVAALKQQMLSHWKDKATEAIISYVEAASGPPREKLKRLIEVSTGTDTSAYGGVQVEAAIRDWARYDDIARAVLKSVDQRRIAYVEGLFSDCGYEPPDCRSNALALYGGLIGLEALSVHSPIDRHAELAKLLKALLAPE, from the coding sequence ATGCGCAAACCCAGATCCACATTGACATCGACAGACTGGATACAGGCAGCGTTCCGCGCCCTTGCCGCAGATGGTCCCAACGCCATTCGGGCTGAGGCAATTGCCAGAGATCTCAAGGTGAGCAAGGGCTCGTTCTACTGGCATTTCAAGGATGTAGCGGCCCTGAAACAGCAGATGCTGAGCCATTGGAAGGACAAGGCGACTGAGGCCATCATTTCCTATGTCGAGGCGGCAAGCGGACCGCCCCGGGAGAAGCTGAAACGCCTGATCGAGGTCTCCACCGGCACCGACACGTCTGCCTATGGCGGCGTCCAGGTCGAAGCCGCCATTCGCGACTGGGCCAGATATGACGACATCGCGCGCGCGGTGCTGAAATCGGTCGATCAGCGGCGGATCGCCTATGTTGAGGGCCTCTTTTCGGACTGCGGATATGAACCGCCCGATTGCCGGTCAAACGCGCTTGCCCTTTATGGCGGCCTGATCGGACTGGAAGCATTGAGTGTCCATTCACCGATAGACCGCCATGCCGAACTGGCCAAACTGTTAAAGGCACTGCTGGCGCCCGAGTGA
- a CDS encoding DUF3995 domain-containing protein, protein MSEVIAVALFAVLFCVAAVHAYWALGGLWPARDEATLAQTVVGVKDLRKMPGTALTLVVSALIALAGVLPLYLTGLLEFPIPIPLSTSVLRVLSPIALGGLAFIFLARGMLSYTGYFQKMEAEEPFVTLDRRYYAPFASHWALDLPGLHWGEKLVRQQSIGTG, encoded by the coding sequence ATGTCGGAAGTCATTGCCGTGGCGCTGTTTGCCGTTCTGTTCTGTGTGGCAGCTGTTCACGCCTATTGGGCCCTTGGAGGGCTATGGCCGGCGCGGGATGAAGCAACGCTTGCGCAAACAGTGGTTGGGGTGAAAGACCTGCGCAAGATGCCAGGCACCGCGTTGACGCTAGTCGTGTCGGCATTGATCGCTCTGGCGGGCGTCCTCCCGCTCTATCTAACAGGACTTTTGGAGTTTCCGATCCCGATTCCCCTGTCAACTTCGGTGTTGCGCGTGCTGTCTCCAATCGCGCTCGGCGGACTGGCTTTCATTTTTCTGGCGCGGGGCATGCTCAGCTACACCGGCTATTTTCAGAAGATGGAAGCCGAAGAACCGTTTGTGACCCTGGACAGGCGCTATTACGCCCCCTTTGCCTCTCACTGGGCCTTGGATTTGCCTGGCTTGCATTGGGGTGAAAAGCTTGTGCGCCAGCAATCTATCGGAACCGGTTGA
- a CDS encoding alpha/beta hydrolase: MTRMFGLFLIALAALPAIAAQAGEVWKVEKAGTNSGLYPGEEMLLTNGIETLTHFKAGDPKKPLVIFVPGGFHLARVAYGYPGGNEADFLAHWLGEAGYSFLGASYPTDNKVYSKVYPAYSIRDWGKQVAATARHYIDQHGLSGEVIVLGWSAGGQIAQSVHEASQAAGLDMRLYVSLASTPPVPLLLAAPGAISRADNGLSAAPQFYDLFRKYVVAQDKLNGHEIMPWARFESDVLGHIPVALNAIMIASRYQDGKFVEDLQWAMADTGALKVTDFPFVVTISGDKVLDNDHALTDRGNWGLYQVQHLYRNLVLPVLAKSEEIGPLAWQKLMDSMNAATSGVLNARVPGNHFFWYGEVGARETVQKLETLILRAENLKADIQQVLRSVSAQ, translated from the coding sequence ATGACTAGGATGTTTGGGCTCTTCCTGATTGCGCTGGCGGCACTTCCCGCGATTGCCGCACAGGCCGGCGAAGTCTGGAAGGTCGAGAAAGCCGGCACAAATTCCGGCCTTTATCCTGGCGAAGAAATGCTGTTGACCAACGGCATTGAGACGCTGACTCATTTCAAGGCCGGAGATCCCAAGAAGCCGCTCGTCATCTTCGTGCCCGGCGGGTTTCATCTGGCGCGTGTTGCCTATGGATATCCGGGAGGCAACGAGGCTGATTTCCTGGCACATTGGCTGGGAGAGGCAGGATATTCGTTCCTCGGTGCCTCCTATCCGACGGACAACAAGGTCTACTCGAAAGTCTATCCGGCCTATTCGATCCGGGACTGGGGCAAACAGGTCGCCGCCACGGCAAGACACTACATTGATCAACATGGCCTGTCCGGTGAAGTGATCGTGCTGGGATGGAGCGCGGGTGGCCAGATCGCACAATCGGTCCATGAAGCTTCACAGGCGGCTGGACTTGATATGCGCCTCTATGTGTCTCTGGCGTCGACACCGCCGGTTCCTCTGCTCCTGGCTGCACCCGGTGCGATCTCTAGGGCTGACAACGGCCTGTCGGCAGCGCCTCAGTTCTACGACCTTTTCAGGAAATATGTTGTTGCGCAGGACAAGTTGAACGGTCACGAAATCATGCCCTGGGCGCGATTTGAAAGCGATGTTCTGGGCCATATTCCAGTGGCGCTCAACGCCATCATGATCGCTTCACGCTATCAGGACGGAAAATTCGTTGAGGATCTTCAGTGGGCCATGGCCGATACCGGGGCCTTGAAGGTCACGGACTTTCCCTTCGTGGTGACGATTTCCGGAGACAAGGTATTGGACAACGACCATGCCCTGACCGACCGTGGAAACTGGGGCCTTTATCAGGTCCAGCATCTTTACCGGAACCTGGTGCTGCCGGTCCTCGCGAAGTCCGAAGAAATCGGGCCGCTGGCGTGGCAGAAGCTGATGGACAGCATGAACGCCGCGACCTCCGGTGTGCTCAACGCGCGCGTTCCGGGCAATCACTTCTTCTGGTACGGCGAAGTCGGTGCGAGGGAGACGGTGCAGAAACTGGAAACGCTGATCCTGAGGGCAGAGAACCTCAAGGCAGATATCCAGCAGGTGCTCCGGTCGGTTTCAGCGCAATAG
- the groL gene encoding chaperonin GroEL (60 kDa chaperone family; promotes refolding of misfolded polypeptides especially under stressful conditions; forms two stacked rings of heptamers to form a barrel-shaped 14mer; ends can be capped by GroES; misfolded proteins enter the barrel where they are refolded when GroES binds), with protein MSAKEVKFSSDARERMLKGVDTLANAVKVTLGPKGRNVVLDKAFGAPRITKDGVSVAKEIELEDKFENMGAQMVREVASKTNDIAGDGTTTATVLAQAIVKEGAKAVAAGMNPMDLKRGVDLAAAEAVKALTAASKTITTSEEVAQVGTISANGDTQVGQDIAEAMQKVGNEGVITVEEAKSLETELEVVEGMQFDRGYLSPYFVTNADKMLADLEKPYILLHEKKLSNLQAMLPILEAVVQSSRPLLIIAEDVEGEALATLVVNKLRGGLKIAAVKAPGFGDRRKAMLEDIAILTGGTVISEDLGIKLENVTLDMLGTAEKVAITKETTTIVDGAGSKEDIDGRVGQIKAQIEETTSDYDREKLQERLAKLAGGVAVIRVGGATEIEVKEKKDRVDDALNATRAAVEEGIVPGGGTALLRAKKAVEALANDNADIAAGIKIVLRALEAPIRQIAENAGVEGSIVVGKIQENGDDTFGFNAQTEEFVNMIEAGIIDPTKVVRTALQDAASVAGLLITTEAMVAELPKKDAAPAMPGGDMGGMGGMGF; from the coding sequence ATGTCTGCTAAAGAAGTAAAATTCTCCTCCGACGCCCGTGAGCGTATGCTCAAAGGTGTCGACACCCTGGCAAACGCCGTCAAAGTGACCCTCGGCCCGAAAGGCCGTAACGTTGTCCTCGACAAGGCCTTCGGCGCACCGCGCATCACCAAGGACGGTGTCTCCGTTGCCAAGGAAATCGAACTGGAAGACAAGTTCGAAAACATGGGCGCCCAGATGGTGCGCGAAGTGGCTTCCAAGACCAACGACATCGCTGGTGACGGCACCACCACCGCAACCGTTCTGGCCCAGGCCATCGTCAAGGAAGGCGCCAAGGCTGTTGCTGCCGGCATGAACCCGATGGACCTGAAGCGCGGCGTTGACCTCGCTGCTGCTGAAGCCGTCAAGGCCCTGACCGCTGCTTCCAAGACCATCACAACGTCTGAAGAAGTTGCCCAGGTCGGCACCATCTCCGCAAACGGCGACACGCAGGTTGGCCAGGACATTGCCGAAGCCATGCAGAAGGTCGGCAACGAAGGTGTCATCACCGTCGAGGAAGCCAAGTCCCTGGAAACCGAGCTGGAAGTCGTTGAAGGCATGCAGTTCGACCGCGGCTACCTGTCTCCGTACTTCGTCACCAACGCTGACAAGATGCTGGCTGACCTGGAAAAGCCGTACATCCTGCTGCACGAGAAGAAACTCTCCAACCTGCAGGCCATGCTGCCGATCCTGGAAGCTGTCGTTCAGTCTTCCCGTCCGCTGCTCATCATCGCTGAAGATGTTGAAGGCGAAGCTCTGGCAACCCTCGTTGTCAACAAGCTGCGTGGCGGCCTGAAAATCGCTGCTGTGAAGGCTCCGGGCTTCGGCGACCGCCGCAAGGCCATGCTGGAAGACATCGCCATTCTGACCGGCGGCACCGTCATTTCCGAAGACCTCGGCATCAAGCTCGAAAACGTGACCCTCGACATGCTCGGCACTGCCGAGAAAGTCGCGATCACCAAGGAAACCACCACCATCGTTGATGGCGCTGGCTCCAAGGAAGACATCGACGGCCGCGTTGGTCAGATCAAGGCCCAGATCGAAGAAACCACTTCCGATTACGACCGTGAGAAGCTCCAGGAGCGTCTCGCCAAGCTCGCAGGCGGCGTTGCCGTGATCCGCGTTGGCGGTGCGACCGAAATCGAAGTGAAAGAGAAAAAAGACCGCGTTGACGATGCTCTGAACGCAACCCGCGCTGCCGTTGAAGAAGGCATCGTCCCGGGTGGCGGCACCGCTCTGCTGCGTGCGAAGAAGGCTGTCGAGGCTCTGGCCAACGACAACGCCGACATCGCTGCCGGCATCAAGATCGTCCTGCGCGCTCTGGAAGCTCCGATCCGTCAGATCGCTGAAAACGCTGGTGTCGAAGGCTCCATCGTTGTTGGCAAGATCCAGGAAAACGGCGACGACACCTTCGGTTTCAACGCTCAGACCGAAGAATTCGTCAACATGATCGAAGCCGGCATCATCGACCCGACCAAGGTTGTGCGCACGGCTCTGCAGGACGCAGCTTCCGTTGCCGGCCTCTTGATCACCACCGAAGCCATGGTTGCCGAGCTGCCGAAGAAAGACGCTGCTCCGGCCATGCCGGGTGGCGACATGGGCGGCATGGGCGGCATGGGCTTCTAA
- the groES gene encoding co-chaperone GroES produces the protein MAFRPLHDRVVVRRVDSEEKTAGGIIIPDTAKEKPQEGEIIAVGTGARKDNGEIVALDVKAGDRVLFGKWSGTEVKIDGEDLLIMKESDIMGVIA, from the coding sequence ATGGCATTTCGTCCACTGCACGACCGTGTCGTAGTTCGCCGCGTAGACTCTGAAGAGAAAACCGCTGGCGGCATCATCATTCCGGACACCGCTAAGGAAAAGCCGCAGGAAGGCGAGATCATCGCTGTCGGCACCGGTGCCCGCAAGGACAACGGCGAAATCGTTGCTCTCGATGTCAAGGCAGGCGACCGCGTCCTGTTCGGCAAATGGTCCGGCACCGAAGTCAAGATCGACGGTGAAGACCTCCTGATCATGAAGGAATCCGACATCATGGGCGTGATCGCTTAA
- a CDS encoding sigma-54 dependent transcriptional regulator, which produces MGSNEGKELPAIVRVLDASASEAARTSAVCAKLSAACTDPILYTDSSSCLQDLADKSTDILIIDLETIGGEEALEAYAVRCPKSVIIAVSAKGSVSRAVSAMRSGAHDFLTKPFSLDALASKIMFQLEQRRPSSSTPQPAAVTVPASSAQRPIEAAAPQRLHADETPEKENRLIGVSVQMRDVHDQIARMAPSQAPVFITGESGTGKELCANAVHSLSDRSDNRFVTLNCAAIPRDLIESEIFGYVRGAFTGATDNRAGAAEQADGGTLFLDEIGEMDLLLQSKLLRFLQTGTFQRLGDTSSRKVDARIICATNRNPVAEISAGRFREDLYYRLHVLPIHLPPLRERRDDILPLAEAFLLRYSSEERRGFKGFDADAEARIVAYTWPGNVRQLENTIRQIVVMNDGAAVTYDMLPMVIRDQSARPNAIIDLSRERTRSAPPSRPFGAIEPLWAQERRIIEDALDAFDGNIAMAAAALEISPSTIYRKRQAWSERLMQGA; this is translated from the coding sequence ATGGGGAGTAACGAAGGCAAAGAGTTGCCTGCAATTGTACGCGTGTTGGACGCATCGGCTTCCGAAGCCGCCCGGACATCCGCGGTTTGTGCCAAACTGTCAGCCGCCTGCACGGATCCAATTCTCTATACGGACTCTTCTTCCTGCCTTCAGGATCTGGCCGACAAGTCAACCGACATTCTCATCATCGATCTGGAAACAATCGGCGGCGAAGAGGCCCTCGAGGCCTATGCAGTCCGTTGCCCGAAATCCGTCATCATCGCCGTCTCGGCAAAGGGCTCTGTCTCCCGCGCGGTCAGCGCCATGCGCTCCGGCGCACATGACTTTCTGACCAAACCGTTTTCCCTGGACGCGCTCGCATCCAAAATCATGTTCCAGCTGGAACAAAGACGTCCCTCGTCGAGCACTCCGCAACCGGCGGCCGTCACCGTGCCAGCTTCGAGTGCGCAAAGGCCCATTGAGGCAGCCGCACCGCAGCGACTTCACGCAGACGAGACACCCGAAAAAGAGAACCGGCTGATCGGGGTCTCCGTCCAAATGCGCGACGTCCATGATCAGATTGCGCGCATGGCTCCGTCCCAGGCGCCCGTCTTCATTACCGGCGAATCCGGGACTGGCAAGGAACTATGCGCCAACGCAGTTCACAGCCTGTCGGACCGGAGCGACAACCGTTTCGTCACGCTGAACTGTGCAGCGATACCGCGGGATCTCATCGAAAGCGAGATTTTCGGCTACGTGCGCGGCGCTTTCACCGGCGCGACCGACAACCGTGCCGGCGCGGCCGAGCAGGCCGATGGCGGCACGCTGTTTCTCGATGAAATCGGCGAAATGGACCTGTTGCTACAGAGCAAGCTGCTGCGTTTTCTGCAGACGGGCACGTTCCAGCGACTTGGCGACACAAGCAGCCGCAAGGTCGATGCGCGCATCATCTGCGCCACCAACCGGAACCCGGTCGCGGAAATCTCAGCCGGACGGTTCCGCGAAGATCTTTATTACCGCCTCCACGTACTGCCAATTCATCTGCCGCCTTTGCGTGAGCGCCGCGACGATATTCTTCCGCTCGCCGAAGCTTTCCTGCTGCGCTATTCCAGCGAAGAACGGCGCGGGTTCAAAGGCTTTGACGCGGATGCCGAGGCGCGGATTGTCGCCTATACCTGGCCCGGAAACGTGCGTCAGCTGGAGAACACGATCCGGCAGATCGTGGTCATGAATGACGGTGCCGCCGTCACTTATGACATGCTGCCGATGGTGATCCGGGACCAGAGCGCACGCCCGAATGCCATCATCGACCTTTCCCGGGAACGTACGCGCTCGGCGCCACCGAGCCGTCCCTTCGGTGCGATCGAGCCGCTCTGGGCCCAGGAACGACGGATTATCGAGGACGCGCTGGACGCTTTTGACGGCAACATCGCCATGGCGGCCGCCGCATTGGAGATCAGTCCTTCGACGATCTACCGCAAGCGTCAGGCCTGGTCCGAGCGGCTGATGCAAGGCGCGTAA
- a CDS encoding EAL domain-containing protein has product MAVIALSSATVLVFQFGRPLGEAVSLSLALMCTMILFHLLIGRARDRGAVNEAVERLEERMTDLDEDVGNLEGRLTGMEHAVPRRTRAEIDPLFAEVEVLGTLVKQMAEAMSDLETKVEDQQAIAPPPRAPSLPRYQQPAQQPPYPAEQEQAYRAPRDWPPVQQPEQHAQYAPAEAPRGQQDMYPSAPVQSHRDMAELDRRYGVHAPREGDEPAHLNAAPRQDYANRASHQEVARELAAPAHEDPALAPAPQANRPNMAMRELITSALNANRVELHLQPIVTLPQRQVKYYEAFTRLRDVEGNLIDAAAFLPEAVMSGQVARIDNLLLFRSIQVVRRLTSRNRNAILFCNISTVSLADETFFPGFLEFVKDNQNFADVLVFEFAQDDVAAMGALELESLSALYDLGFRFSVDRISDMKMDFNSLAGRGFKFGKLNADYLIGRREAKHGHIHPSDFGDLLQRYGMQLITDHVETESQVLELLDYDVTLAQGTLFSPPRPVRAEVLQGAPAPGPRRSAAG; this is encoded by the coding sequence ATGGCCGTGATTGCCCTGTCTTCGGCAACCGTCCTTGTGTTCCAGTTCGGTCGTCCGCTCGGTGAAGCGGTGTCGCTGTCGCTTGCGCTCATGTGCACCATGATCCTGTTCCATCTCCTGATCGGACGGGCGCGCGATCGGGGGGCAGTCAACGAAGCCGTTGAGCGACTTGAAGAACGCATGACGGACCTGGACGAAGACGTCGGCAATCTGGAAGGGCGCCTGACCGGCATGGAACACGCGGTGCCGCGCCGGACCCGTGCGGAGATCGATCCGCTGTTTGCAGAAGTTGAGGTTCTGGGAACGCTGGTCAAGCAGATGGCGGAAGCCATGTCGGACCTCGAGACCAAGGTCGAAGACCAGCAGGCAATCGCGCCACCTCCGCGGGCGCCGAGCCTGCCGCGTTACCAGCAGCCCGCTCAGCAACCTCCTTATCCGGCGGAGCAGGAGCAGGCGTACCGGGCTCCCCGGGACTGGCCGCCCGTGCAACAACCTGAGCAGCATGCACAGTATGCACCTGCCGAAGCGCCGCGCGGGCAGCAGGACATGTACCCGTCAGCACCGGTGCAGTCCCACCGTGACATGGCCGAGCTTGACCGTCGCTACGGTGTTCATGCGCCGCGTGAAGGCGATGAACCTGCGCATCTGAACGCTGCTCCCCGCCAGGATTATGCCAACCGGGCCTCGCACCAGGAGGTCGCGCGCGAGCTGGCAGCACCTGCTCACGAAGATCCGGCCCTGGCGCCTGCGCCGCAGGCCAACAGGCCGAACATGGCCATGCGCGAGCTGATAACCTCGGCGCTGAATGCCAATCGGGTTGAGTTGCATCTGCAGCCGATCGTGACGCTGCCGCAGCGCCAGGTGAAATATTATGAGGCCTTCACCCGTTTGCGCGATGTCGAAGGCAACCTGATCGATGCCGCCGCTTTCCTGCCGGAGGCCGTTATGTCCGGCCAGGTCGCGCGCATCGACAATCTGCTGCTGTTCCGTTCGATACAGGTCGTGCGCCGGCTGACCTCGCGCAACCGCAATGCCATCCTGTTCTGCAACATCTCGACCGTATCGCTCGCTGACGAGACCTTCTTCCCGGGCTTCCTGGAGTTCGTCAAGGACAACCAGAATTTTGCCGACGTGCTGGTATTCGAGTTTGCGCAGGACGATGTCGCGGCAATGGGTGCGCTGGAGCTGGAAAGCCTGAGCGCCCTCTACGACCTCGGGTTCCGGTTCTCCGTCGACCGGATTTCCGACATGAAGATGGATTTCAACTCACTGGCTGGCCGCGGCTTCAAGTTCGGCAAGCTCAATGCCGATTACCTGATCGGCCGGCGCGAAGCCAAACACGGGCATATTCACCCATCGGATTTCGGCGATCTCCTGCAGCGCTACGGCATGCAGCTCATAACCGATCATGTCGAAACCGAATCTCAGGTGCTGGAACTTCTCGACTATGACGTGACCCTGGCCCAGGGCACTTTGTTCTCGCCGCCGCGCCCGGTTCGGGCCGAAGTGCTCCAGGGTGCACCAGCTCCCGGGCCCAGGCGGTCAGCGGCGGGATAA
- a CDS encoding pitrilysin family protein, with product MAHRKYSHDWFAFACLTLIVLLVAPGPAQAVEIQKVTSPGGIEAWLVEDHTVPIVALNFSFTGGSAQDPHGKEGVTRLLAATLDEGAGELDSEAFQGRMEELAISIGFSTGKDRFYGSLRSLTPSLDEGVDLLALAVNRPRFDETPLERMKTQLVTRAKRNESDPDAIAGRSLAKAMFGDHPYSRPTLGTVESLETLTADDLAEQHKRLLTRSGLTVGVVGAIDAEALAKILDKMFLTLPAEGDLVSVADLDPAYGDRISDELAVPQSTILVGLPGLKRNDPDYQAAFVMNHILGGGTFTSWLYQEVREKRGLSYSTGTSLSPYAHTGLLIGSAATKADRANETVSIILEQLQRMAEQGPSEEELRAAKQFLTGSYALRFDSSGKIARQLVGLQNADLGIDYFDRRNSEIEAVTLEDVQRVAKRLLEDKTPTIVTVGPKQG from the coding sequence ATGGCTCACCGCAAGTACTCGCACGACTGGTTCGCGTTTGCCTGTCTGACACTGATCGTCCTCCTTGTGGCGCCAGGACCGGCTCAGGCCGTTGAGATTCAGAAAGTCACCAGCCCGGGTGGGATCGAAGCCTGGCTGGTTGAAGATCATACCGTTCCGATCGTTGCCCTGAATTTCTCCTTTACCGGTGGGTCGGCGCAGGACCCGCATGGCAAGGAAGGGGTGACCCGACTGCTTGCTGCCACGCTTGACGAAGGTGCCGGCGAACTGGACAGCGAGGCCTTTCAGGGCCGAATGGAAGAGCTTGCGATCAGCATCGGGTTCAGCACCGGCAAGGACCGGTTCTACGGCAGCTTGCGCAGCCTTACGCCCAGTCTCGACGAAGGGGTCGACCTGCTTGCCTTGGCGGTCAACCGCCCCCGCTTTGATGAAACGCCGCTGGAACGCATGAAAACCCAGCTGGTGACCCGGGCAAAGCGGAATGAAAGCGATCCTGATGCGATTGCCGGCAGATCGCTCGCTAAGGCCATGTTCGGCGACCATCCCTATTCACGGCCAACCCTGGGCACCGTCGAAAGCCTTGAAACGCTCACCGCAGATGATCTGGCGGAACAGCACAAGCGGCTTCTGACCCGGAGCGGCCTGACCGTCGGTGTGGTCGGCGCGATAGACGCGGAAGCCCTGGCCAAGATTCTGGACAAGATGTTCCTGACACTGCCGGCAGAAGGTGATCTGGTTTCCGTTGCCGATCTCGACCCTGCCTACGGTGACCGGATCAGCGATGAACTTGCAGTCCCGCAATCGACGATCCTTGTCGGCCTGCCGGGGCTGAAACGAAACGACCCGGATTATCAGGCCGCATTCGTGATGAACCACATCCTGGGTGGCGGCACCTTCACGTCCTGGCTTTATCAGGAGGTCCGTGAAAAACGCGGCCTTTCCTACAGCACCGGAACATCACTTTCACCCTACGCCCATACCGGCCTGCTGATCGGCTCGGCAGCCACCAAGGCGGATCGGGCCAACGAGACGGTTTCCATCATCCTGGAACAGCTGCAAAGAATGGCTGAGCAAGGCCCGTCGGAAGAGGAGCTACGCGCTGCCAAGCAGTTTCTGACCGGCTCCTACGCGCTCAGGTTCGACAGTTCCGGGAAGATTGCCCGTCAGCTGGTCGGTCTGCAGAATGCCGACCTCGGGATCGACTATTTCGATCGTCGAAACAGCGAAATCGAGGCGGTCACGCTCGAAGACGTTCAACGCGTTGCCAAGCGTCTGCTTGAAGACAAAACCCCGACGATCGTTACCGTCGGACCAAAACAGGGCTGA